Proteins from a single region of Abyssalbus ytuae:
- a CDS encoding helix-turn-helix transcriptional regulator, with protein sequence MITRIKELRARENLTQIDLAQKVGVRRETIVFLEKGKYNPSLKLAYDISKVFKMRIEEVFIME encoded by the coding sequence ATGATAACAAGGATTAAGGAACTCCGAGCGAGAGAGAATTTAACTCAGATTGATCTTGCCCAGAAAGTTGGGGTGCGCAGGGAAACTATTGTTTTTCTTGAAAAGGGAAAATATAATCCCTCCCTTAAATTGGCATATGATATCTCGAAGGTATTCAAAATGAGAATTGAAGAGGTTTTTATTATGGAATGA
- a CDS encoding sodium:solute symporter, translating to MKTLDTLDWIFIGIYFLVLVGIAIWIIRKKQKNTEDYFLAGRNVGWFVVGASIFASNIGSEHVVGLAGAGAGNKLPMLIYEIQAWVVLILGWVFLPFYARSGVFTMPEFLEKRFDARARWILSVFSIIAYVLTKISVTIYAGGVVVSALLGIDFWTGALSTVVLTGLYTVVGGMRAVVYTETLQAIVLVVGAAALTIIGINHVGGWESMKETVTPEYLNMWRSASDPDFPWPTLFITSTIVGVWYWCTDQYIVQRTLTAKNIKEGRRGTIFGALLKLLPVFLFLIPGVIALTLKMRGELEWETPDQAFPVLMSNLLPSGLRGLVAAGLLAALMSSLASVFNSCSTLFTVDIYKKLRPQTPERKLVKTGQIATVIVVIIGIIWIPIMANISGVLYEYLQKVQSYIAPPITAVFLLGIFHKRINAQGAYVTLIAGFVIGAIRIVLELVKGSLNPDGMLYKLGDMNFLTFGAWFFLLCIILIITVSLLTTKPSEEKIANLTFNTISPEEKAKNKNSYNWIDIAISIIVVAIVIGVMIFFNGK from the coding sequence ATGAAGACATTAGATACTTTAGACTGGATATTTATTGGAATATATTTTCTGGTACTGGTTGGCATAGCCATATGGATTATTAGAAAGAAACAAAAAAACACCGAAGATTATTTTCTGGCGGGCAGAAATGTAGGATGGTTTGTGGTGGGGGCCTCCATATTTGCTTCCAACATAGGATCAGAACATGTGGTAGGTTTGGCAGGAGCCGGCGCAGGAAATAAACTCCCTATGCTTATTTATGAAATACAGGCCTGGGTAGTACTTATTTTAGGCTGGGTATTTCTTCCTTTTTATGCCAGGAGCGGGGTGTTTACCATGCCAGAATTCCTGGAAAAGCGTTTTGATGCAAGAGCAAGATGGATACTTTCCGTTTTTTCAATTATAGCCTACGTTCTTACCAAAATATCCGTAACTATTTATGCCGGTGGAGTGGTGGTTTCAGCATTGCTGGGTATTGATTTCTGGACCGGGGCTTTATCTACCGTGGTGCTTACAGGCCTTTACACGGTGGTAGGAGGCATGAGGGCTGTTGTGTATACCGAAACACTCCAGGCTATTGTATTGGTTGTAGGAGCTGCAGCATTAACCATTATAGGTATAAACCATGTAGGAGGATGGGAAAGTATGAAAGAGACTGTAACGCCTGAGTACCTGAATATGTGGAGATCAGCATCCGATCCTGATTTTCCCTGGCCAACACTCTTCATTACCAGCACCATTGTGGGAGTATGGTATTGGTGTACCGATCAATACATTGTACAGCGTACTCTAACAGCAAAAAATATAAAAGAAGGAAGGCGGGGAACTATTTTTGGGGCATTGCTTAAATTATTACCTGTGTTTTTATTCCTTATCCCGGGGGTTATTGCCCTTACTTTGAAAATGAGGGGAGAACTGGAGTGGGAAACACCGGATCAGGCTTTTCCGGTACTTATGAGTAATTTATTGCCCTCCGGGTTAAGAGGGTTGGTGGCAGCAGGATTATTAGCGGCGTTAATGAGTTCGTTAGCCTCGGTTTTTAATTCGTGTTCCACACTGTTTACCGTAGACATCTATAAAAAATTACGGCCCCAAACCCCCGAAAGAAAACTGGTTAAAACAGGGCAGATAGCCACTGTAATTGTAGTTATTATAGGAATTATATGGATTCCTATTATGGCAAATATCTCAGGGGTATTATATGAATATCTGCAAAAAGTACAATCGTATATTGCCCCTCCAATAACGGCAGTTTTTCTTTTAGGTATATTTCATAAAAGAATTAATGCCCAGGGAGCCTACGTTACTTTAATTGCCGGCTTTGTTATTGGAGCTATACGAATAGTTTTAGAACTTGTTAAGGGTTCTTTAAATCCTGACGGAATGCTTTATAAACTGGGAGACATGAATTTCCTCACCTTTGGCGCATGGTTTTTTCTTTTATGTATTATTCTGATAATTACAGTTAGTTTATTAACAACAAAACCGAGTGAAGAAAAAATTGCCAATCTTACTTTTAATACCATATCTCCTGAAGAAAAAGCTAAAAATAAAAACAGTTACAACTGGATAGATATTGCAATATCAATTATCGTGGTTGCTATAGTAATTGGGGTAATGATATTTTTTAACGGAAAATAA
- a CDS encoding aldose epimerase family protein: MKKIIKLSYLLLALSGTLILVQCKTESKQKDTVTAEAEEAVQNKVTITKSKYGTTPDSTSVFKYTLKNEEGMELDVITYGGIITSWKAPDKNGVYKDVVLGYDSLSQYIKSNPYFGAVIGRYGNRIAKGKLKIGENEYTLATNNGLNHLHGGIKGFDKVVWDAKEIISDSAASLQLSYLSKDMEEGYPGNLKTAVTYTLNNNNELEVLYEAETDKATIVNLTQHTYFNLSADFSKPILDHEIMINADKFLPVDETLIPTGELLTVEGTPFDFRTLKSIGKEIEVDNDQIKKGLGYDHCWVLNDQDKGFRLAATVYHPETGRLLEIFTTEPGIQFYSGNFLDGTLPAKNGGTYAKRTGFCLETQHYPDSPNQTAFPSVILNPGEKYSTKTTFKFSAK, encoded by the coding sequence ATGAAAAAAATAATTAAACTTTCTTATTTGTTACTAGCTCTCTCGGGGACACTGATCCTGGTTCAGTGTAAAACGGAAAGCAAACAAAAAGATACGGTAACCGCAGAAGCTGAAGAAGCTGTACAAAACAAAGTGACGATTACTAAAAGTAAATACGGTACAACACCCGATAGTACCTCAGTATTTAAATATACGCTTAAGAATGAGGAAGGAATGGAGCTGGATGTTATTACCTACGGAGGCATTATCACTTCATGGAAAGCCCCTGATAAAAACGGGGTTTATAAAGATGTGGTTTTAGGATACGATTCCCTTTCACAATACATAAAGAGCAATCCTTATTTTGGGGCGGTTATAGGCCGGTATGGCAACCGGATAGCCAAGGGGAAACTTAAAATCGGAGAAAATGAATATACCCTGGCAACCAATAATGGCCTTAATCATTTACACGGTGGTATAAAAGGGTTTGATAAAGTGGTGTGGGATGCAAAAGAAATAATATCAGACAGTGCCGCTTCTTTACAACTCAGCTATTTAAGTAAGGATATGGAAGAAGGATATCCCGGTAATTTAAAAACTGCCGTAACCTACACACTTAATAATAACAATGAGCTGGAAGTGCTTTATGAAGCAGAAACCGATAAAGCAACCATTGTAAATCTTACCCAGCATACTTATTTTAACCTGTCGGCTGATTTTTCAAAACCGATACTCGATCATGAAATAATGATCAATGCCGATAAATTTTTACCGGTAGATGAAACCCTTATTCCTACCGGTGAGCTTTTAACTGTTGAAGGAACTCCTTTTGATTTCAGGACTTTAAAAAGCATAGGTAAGGAAATTGAAGTTGATAACGATCAGATTAAAAAAGGATTAGGATATGATCATTGTTGGGTTTTAAACGATCAGGACAAAGGGTTCAGGCTGGCAGCCACAGTATATCATCCTGAAACCGGAAGATTACTGGAAATTTTCACTACCGAACCGGGAATCCAATTCTATTCAGGTAATTTTTTGGATGGAACACTGCCAGCTAAAAATGGAGGGACGTATGCCAAAAGAACAGGCTTTTGCTTAGAAACACAGCATTATCCCGATTCTCCGAATCAAACTGCGTTCCCTTCAGTAATCTTAAATCCCGGAGAAAAATATTCAACAAAAACCACGTTTAAATTTTCTGCTAAATAA
- a CDS encoding abortive infection system antitoxin AbiGi family protein: MKQIEYLYHFTDKICVISSILLDGFKPSYASEKFGDRNILIPMVSFMNVLLRDVGKNEVVDYGSYGIGIRRDYATKININPVCYVYENSIVERTLKNLHDLSIIPQLIKLIKENMLDKVNEEKSILEWIKIKPSPIPEVKNLLDSISKRTEPKLIDALNQFVVQIYENAYHQLLLSKPYKVKNTVGETKIAYNEREWRYGYKDLGYIMETNINGVSDVDFVNWKSKCKPHFSEEKYRLRFSIDQISHIIIKEDSEKKMILELLNQNYGQSTIDKLIKNGKIKIGTLSNLKNQPE; the protein is encoded by the coding sequence TTGAAACAAATAGAGTATTTATATCATTTTACAGACAAAATTTGTGTAATTTCTTCAATTCTCCTGGATGGATTTAAACCATCATATGCTTCTGAAAAATTTGGAGACAGAAATATTTTGATACCAATGGTTTCTTTTATGAACGTCTTATTAAGAGACGTAGGAAAAAATGAAGTTGTTGATTATGGAAGTTATGGAATTGGTATTCGACGAGATTATGCTACCAAAATTAATATTAATCCGGTTTGCTATGTTTATGAAAATAGTATAGTTGAAAGGACATTAAAAAATTTACATGATTTATCAATAATTCCCCAGCTTATAAAGTTAATCAAAGAAAATATGCTCGATAAAGTTAATGAAGAAAAATCAATACTTGAATGGATAAAAATCAAACCAAGTCCTATTCCTGAAGTTAAAAACTTACTTGATTCAATAAGTAAAAGAACTGAACCTAAGTTAATTGATGCTCTTAATCAATTTGTAGTACAAATATATGAAAATGCTTATCACCAATTACTACTCTCAAAACCATATAAGGTTAAAAATACAGTCGGTGAAACAAAAATTGCCTATAATGAACGCGAATGGAGATATGGCTATAAGGATTTGGGCTATATTATGGAAACAAATATAAACGGCGTAAGTGATGTAGATTTTGTAAATTGGAAATCCAAATGCAAACCTCATTTTAGTGAAGAAAAATATAGATTAAGATTTTCGATTGACCAGATAAGCCATATCATAATTAAAGAGGATTCTGAGAAAAAAATGATTTTGGAATTACTTAATCAGAATTACGGTCAATCAACTATAGATAAGCTAATAAAAAATGGAAAAATAAAAATTGGCACATTAAGTAATTTAAAAAATCAACCGGAATAA
- a CDS encoding aspartate:alanine exchanger family transporter, whose protein sequence is MELFHTSYFALFLIILIGFIIGRIKIKGISLDVSAVIFVALVFGHFGIIIPKDFQYLGLVLFIFTIGIQSGPGFFESFKKNGRELTVLANILILSSGVITFLIYYFFHIDKNLSVGLLTGSLTSTPGLAAAIDTTGSPLASIGYGIGYPFGVIGVILYVTLLPRFLKIKIKAEEKKYKEEILTNYPEISRKNFIVDNENVINKSLQELNIRFMTKAVISRIMHNGIVVTPDPKTVLQKGDIIRAVGTEEALERVKLLIGHETDKEIQLSDKYDIRSVLVTNKDVVKKTLGELDIINAYNATITRVRRTGINISPSPSFKLQFGDKLIIVSRKENMDEVSRVFGDDNSKLSSTDFFPIALGVILGILVGKLSINIGSFTFGLGLTGGILLVALTLGRTGKTGPVMWTMTGAANQLLRQFGLLFFLAAVGTSAGSSLVETFKNYGVELFVYGIIITLLPMIITTFIARKFLKINILSLLGILTGSMTSTPGLAAIDNMTDTDAASIAYATVYPIAMVLLIIVVQILSLL, encoded by the coding sequence ATGGAACTTTTTCACACAAGCTATTTTGCTTTGTTTCTTATCATTTTAATTGGTTTTATAATAGGAAGGATTAAAATTAAAGGCATTTCATTAGATGTATCTGCCGTTATTTTTGTCGCTCTTGTGTTTGGTCATTTCGGAATTATTATTCCAAAAGATTTTCAATACCTGGGATTGGTACTCTTCATTTTTACCATTGGTATTCAGTCCGGTCCGGGATTTTTTGAATCGTTTAAAAAAAACGGCAGGGAATTAACCGTATTGGCAAATATTCTTATCCTGAGTTCGGGGGTAATAACATTTTTAATTTATTATTTTTTCCATATAGATAAAAATTTATCTGTTGGTTTACTTACCGGTTCATTGACGAGCACCCCGGGTTTAGCGGCGGCAATAGATACCACCGGGTCGCCTTTGGCTTCAATAGGGTACGGTATAGGGTATCCTTTCGGGGTAATAGGGGTTATATTGTATGTGACTCTTTTACCACGTTTTCTTAAAATAAAAATCAAAGCAGAAGAAAAAAAATATAAAGAAGAGATCCTTACCAACTATCCGGAAATTTCAAGAAAAAATTTTATTGTGGATAATGAAAACGTAATTAATAAGTCTTTACAGGAACTTAATATACGTTTTATGACAAAAGCAGTTATTTCCAGGATTATGCATAACGGAATAGTAGTAACTCCCGACCCTAAAACAGTATTGCAAAAAGGTGATATTATCAGGGCGGTAGGTACCGAAGAAGCCCTGGAACGGGTAAAATTGCTTATAGGCCATGAAACCGATAAAGAAATACAACTCAGTGATAAGTACGATATACGCTCGGTGTTGGTTACAAACAAAGATGTAGTTAAAAAAACATTAGGTGAACTCGATATAATTAATGCATATAACGCCACTATTACACGGGTAAGGCGTACCGGTATTAATATATCTCCCAGCCCGTCGTTTAAATTACAATTCGGAGATAAGCTTATTATTGTGTCCAGAAAAGAGAATATGGATGAAGTGAGCCGTGTTTTTGGAGATGATAACAGTAAGCTTTCCAGTACCGACTTTTTTCCTATTGCCCTGGGGGTTATTTTGGGAATTTTAGTGGGTAAACTGAGCATCAATATAGGCTCATTTACCTTTGGCCTTGGTTTAACAGGTGGTATACTGCTGGTAGCACTTACTTTAGGCAGAACTGGCAAAACCGGACCGGTTATGTGGACAATGACGGGAGCTGCTAATCAATTGTTACGCCAGTTCGGTTTACTTTTCTTTTTAGCTGCGGTAGGAACCAGTGCAGGATCAAGCCTTGTTGAAACTTTTAAAAATTATGGTGTAGAGTTATTTGTTTATGGAATAATTATTACTCTTTTACCTATGATCATAACTACCTTTATTGCCCGGAAGTTTTTGAAAATAAATATTTTAAGTTTATTAGGTATTTTAACAGGAAGTATGACCAGTACTCCCGGTCTGGCAGC
- the araA gene encoding L-arabinose isomerase, with amino-acid sequence MIDISEKEVWFITGSQHLYGEETLKKVSENSKIIASGLNKSESVPVKTVHKKIVTTPAEITSVCHEINNHKNCIGVILWMHTFSPAKMWINGLNILKKPVCHLHTQFNAEIPWTDIDMDFMNLNQSAHGDREFGFMMSRMRKKRKIIVGHWQDKKVQEKIGIWIRVALGWDELQNLKVARIGDNMREVAVTEGDKVEAQMRFGFAVNGYDTSDVVKHIQNVSDEDLKNLIQAYEESYTLTPFLQKGGEKRASLEEAAKIELGLRSFLDEGGFKAFTDTFENLGALKQLPGIAVQRLMADGYGFGAEGDWKTAALLRASKVMAYGLDKGTSFMEDYTYHFSPDKSYVLGAHMLEICSSIADGKPSCEIHPLGIGGKEDPVRLVFTGSEGPAVNASLVDMGNRFRLIVNEVQAVKPENNLPKLPVARVLWDTKPNLDIAATAWILAGGAHHTVYSQAVTTEYFEDFADMAGIELLVIDENTRIRDFKDQLNANEAYYHLFQHNM; translated from the coding sequence ATGATAGATATTTCTGAAAAAGAAGTATGGTTTATAACCGGAAGCCAACATTTATACGGCGAAGAAACGTTGAAAAAAGTAAGCGAAAATTCTAAAATAATAGCCTCAGGATTAAACAAATCCGAATCCGTTCCGGTAAAAACAGTACATAAAAAAATAGTAACCACACCTGCCGAGATTACCTCAGTGTGCCACGAAATAAACAATCACAAAAACTGCATCGGGGTTATACTTTGGATGCATACATTCTCTCCGGCAAAAATGTGGATAAACGGTTTAAATATTCTCAAAAAACCTGTATGTCATTTACATACCCAGTTTAATGCCGAAATTCCCTGGACAGATATTGATATGGATTTTATGAACCTTAATCAATCTGCACATGGAGACAGGGAGTTCGGTTTTATGATGTCCAGAATGAGAAAAAAAAGAAAGATTATCGTAGGGCATTGGCAGGATAAAAAAGTTCAGGAAAAAATAGGAATATGGATACGTGTAGCACTCGGATGGGATGAATTACAAAATCTGAAAGTTGCCAGAATAGGCGATAACATGAGAGAAGTAGCCGTTACCGAAGGAGATAAAGTAGAAGCCCAGATGAGGTTTGGCTTTGCCGTAAACGGCTATGACACTTCCGATGTAGTGAAACACATACAAAATGTAAGTGATGAAGACCTTAAAAATCTTATCCAGGCTTATGAAGAAAGTTACACGTTAACCCCGTTTTTACAAAAAGGAGGAGAAAAGAGAGCCTCCCTGGAAGAAGCGGCAAAAATAGAATTGGGCTTAAGAAGCTTTTTAGATGAAGGCGGCTTCAAGGCTTTTACCGATACTTTTGAAAACCTGGGAGCCCTTAAACAATTGCCCGGAATAGCAGTGCAACGCCTTATGGCCGACGGCTACGGGTTTGGAGCAGAAGGCGACTGGAAAACTGCAGCATTGCTAAGAGCATCAAAAGTAATGGCCTACGGTTTGGATAAGGGTACTTCTTTTATGGAAGATTATACCTATCATTTTTCACCTGACAAGTCTTATGTATTAGGAGCTCATATGTTAGAAATATGTTCCTCAATAGCCGATGGAAAACCTTCCTGCGAAATACATCCGCTGGGTATAGGAGGCAAAGAAGATCCGGTCAGATTGGTATTTACCGGCTCTGAAGGGCCTGCTGTTAATGCTTCCCTTGTTGATATGGGAAACCGCTTCCGGTTAATCGTCAATGAAGTACAAGCCGTAAAACCTGAAAATAATTTGCCTAAATTACCAGTAGCCAGGGTGCTGTGGGATACAAAACCAAATTTAGATATAGCAGCTACCGCATGGATTCTGGCAGGAGGAGCTCACCATACGGTATACAGCCAGGCAGTTACAACAGAATATTTTGAAGATTTTGCCGATATGGCAGGAATAGAATTATTAGTAATTGATGAAAATACAAGAATAAGAGACTTTAAAGATCAACTTAATGCTAATGAAGCATACTACCATTTGTTTCAACACAATATGTAA